A window from Setaria italica strain Yugu1 chromosome VIII, Setaria_italica_v2.0, whole genome shotgun sequence encodes these proteins:
- the LOC101760098 gene encoding uncharacterized protein LOC101760098 yields MVISVHRPVGVMDAAVVAQGDVTPFPSAAVSMNAPYHAMGEIQAGGDDLATEDEDGNRPVHIIRLFQIFMTGDAAGATTEPRIADHPVFSTKFILDSGATTHATGNRSLFPWLFPVQEGGEIIAANGHGLAVRGFGPVVMENFRLNGVLYVPGLSCNVISLSKLIELDYGVAFSRAGCLIKDLRTGEIVGNASLVRGLYHFDRLEIPLDRAPAVAP; encoded by the exons ATGGTTATTTCGGTTCATCGCCCGGTCGGTGTCATGGATGCCGCCGTCGTCGCACAGGGAGATGTGACACCGTTCCCCTCCGCTGCGGTCTCCATGAATGCTCCATACCACGCCATGGGCGAGATCCAGGCAGG AGGAGATGATTTAGCCactgaggatgaggatggtaaCCGGCCGGTGCATATCATCAGACTGTTCCAGATTTTCATGACCGGTGACGCCGCAGGTGCTACTACTGAGCCGAGGATAGCTGATCATCCCGTCTTCTCCACCAAGTTCATTCTCGACTCGGGAGCCACTACGCATGCCACGGGAAACAGGTCCCTGTTTCCCTGGCTGTTCCCAGTACAAGAGGGTGGTGAGATTATTGCCGCCAATGGGCACGGGTTAGCAGTTCGCGGCTTTGGGCCCGTGGTCATGGAGAACTTCAGGTTGAATGGTGTCCTCTACGTCCCCGGCCTCTCCTGCAACGTCATCTCCCTGTCGAAGCTCATCGAGCTTGACTACGGCGTGGCGTTTTCCCGCGCTGGATGCCTGATCAAGGACCTCAGGACCGGCGAGATAGTTGGGAACGCCAGCCTCGTTCGGGGGTTATACCATTTCGATCGGCTGGAGATTCCACTGGACAGGGCCCCAGCAGTGGCGCCATAG